In Brevibacillus brevis, a genomic segment contains:
- the istA gene encoding IS21 family transposase has protein sequence MLKVPQQQYIRFLREVEGCSIQEIAERVQVNWRTAKKYADRDDWNEPVCKRKGRHPVLGPYLEIIDTWLEDDERLPRKQRHTAVRMFQRLRDEYGFPGGQRTVSEYVSKRKKAMAAERAEHFERLEHPGGEAQADFGTVYVVKSGELVERKVLTLSFPYSNAAFVFPVPKENTECFLEALGRLFQQMGGVPRKIWFDNLSAAVVSIQQGGKRECTEAFRRFCAHYRFEPLFCNPYSGHEKGHVENKVGYGRRNWCVPPPVIDTPEQLETYLAEAARADMQRPHYVKKQTIAELWEQEKCKLLTLPTTPLEIFRLETCHLNKYAELSFDAALFPLPQCRAMQPVLVKVKWDVLEVLTADGTYTPIVTLPRPYTEKVISVDWKAVLKRYEKRPRAVMYSSFTNMMPQALQTFLTVEDMNARKARIRLLHRLLDTYTLEEIGQVLGELSHQQEHLAVALEHALYAIKHPVFRPEPFSESHTPPALHGQIPMLDEYDRILGVRVE, from the coding sequence ATGTTGAAAGTGCCACAACAACAGTATATCCGATTTTTGCGAGAAGTCGAAGGGTGTTCGATTCAGGAAATTGCGGAACGTGTCCAGGTGAATTGGCGAACCGCCAAGAAATATGCGGATCGCGACGATTGGAATGAACCGGTATGCAAGCGAAAAGGCCGCCATCCGGTGTTGGGACCGTACTTAGAGATTATTGACACATGGCTGGAGGATGATGAGCGTCTTCCACGCAAGCAACGCCATACAGCCGTCCGCATGTTTCAGCGGTTACGGGATGAGTACGGCTTCCCTGGCGGGCAGCGAACGGTATCCGAATATGTCTCCAAACGGAAGAAAGCCATGGCAGCCGAACGAGCCGAACATTTTGAGCGTTTGGAGCATCCAGGTGGAGAAGCTCAGGCTGACTTCGGGACGGTGTACGTGGTCAAGTCGGGAGAACTGGTGGAGCGGAAAGTATTGACCCTGTCGTTTCCGTACAGCAATGCCGCCTTTGTGTTCCCGGTTCCGAAAGAAAACACGGAATGCTTTCTGGAGGCCTTAGGGCGGCTATTTCAGCAAATGGGAGGGGTTCCTCGCAAGATTTGGTTTGACAACTTGTCCGCTGCTGTTGTGTCCATCCAGCAAGGCGGAAAACGAGAGTGTACGGAAGCGTTTCGGCGTTTCTGCGCCCATTACCGCTTTGAGCCCCTGTTTTGCAATCCATACAGCGGCCATGAGAAAGGCCATGTGGAAAACAAAGTGGGGTATGGACGCCGGAACTGGTGTGTTCCGCCACCGGTTATCGATACGCCGGAACAACTGGAGACGTATTTGGCGGAAGCTGCCCGTGCGGATATGCAGCGCCCTCACTATGTGAAAAAGCAAACCATTGCCGAGTTGTGGGAGCAAGAAAAATGCAAGCTGCTGACGCTGCCGACGACACCGCTGGAGATTTTCCGGCTGGAGACGTGCCACCTGAACAAATACGCTGAGCTGTCGTTTGACGCGGCTCTCTTCCCGTTGCCGCAGTGTCGGGCCATGCAGCCGGTTTTGGTGAAAGTCAAGTGGGATGTGCTGGAGGTGTTAACGGCAGACGGGACATATACCCCGATTGTGACATTGCCTCGTCCCTATACGGAGAAAGTCATTTCAGTAGATTGGAAGGCGGTATTGAAGAGATATGAAAAACGCCCGCGGGCGGTGATGTATTCTTCCTTTACCAACATGATGCCTCAGGCGCTCCAAACGTTTTTGACGGTGGAAGACATGAATGCACGAAAAGCACGAATTCGCCTGCTCCATCGATTGCTCGACACCTATACGTTGGAGGAAATCGGGCAAGTACTGGGAGAATTGTCGCATCAGCAAGAGCATCTGGCTGTTGCCTTGGAGCATGCCCTTTACGCGATAAAACACCCTGTTTTCCGCCCGGAACCGTTTTCAGAGTCGCATACACCCCCTGCCCTTCACGGGCAGATACCCATGCTGGATGAGTACGACCGGATCCTGGGGGTGAGGGTGGAATGA
- a CDS encoding amidohydrolase — protein MSHQAADILISGKAVFTGLSDRPAPACMAIRANRIVAVGSEEELQCYAGEHTKVYSFQDQLILPGFHDFHLHIMQGAVALTSVNLFAARSEEEAVEMIRQFADANRENPWIIGFMWDAGYWDTRQLPTRHSLDRILPDRPAILFHAEGHHAWVNTKALEIAGITRETENPPYGVIRKDEKGEPNGILFEKAMGPVVRHAFDFSHSRKKEMFSRFLAHAKSLGVTSVHDLHGLKTIDAYDVFEECEASGKLTARLHLWPALDGDLERAKQLRARYRSDRLRVSGLKQFIDGVITARTAYMLEPYADDPDTRGETSFPPETIKKWVVDADKEGFSIRFHAIGDGAIRLALDAFEEAQRSNGKRELRHSIEHVEVIHPDDIPRFSELGVTASMQPDHLAMSERGGYTDRIGAAREKYVFPIRTLQQAGAKLAFGTDFPIDVLHPLLQIYRAVTRIDSSGKTAWHPHERISLADALKAYTSGPAYGAFREHELGTLEAGKLADLVVLDRNLFDGSADEILEAKVQLTMVDGSVVYEKVSLRDE, from the coding sequence ATGAGTCACCAGGCAGCGGACATCTTGATTTCAGGCAAGGCTGTCTTTACGGGGCTTTCCGATCGGCCCGCGCCCGCCTGTATGGCGATTCGGGCCAATCGAATTGTGGCGGTGGGTTCCGAGGAAGAGCTCCAATGCTACGCCGGGGAGCACACGAAGGTCTACTCATTCCAAGACCAATTGATCCTCCCGGGCTTTCACGACTTCCACCTCCACATCATGCAAGGGGCGGTGGCGTTGACGAGCGTCAATCTGTTCGCGGCACGCTCCGAAGAGGAAGCGGTGGAAATGATTCGCCAATTTGCGGATGCAAACCGGGAGAATCCGTGGATTATCGGGTTTATGTGGGATGCGGGCTATTGGGACACCCGGCAATTGCCGACGCGCCATTCTTTGGACCGGATTCTGCCAGACCGTCCTGCCATTCTGTTTCACGCGGAAGGCCACCATGCATGGGTCAATACGAAGGCGCTGGAGATCGCAGGCATCACGCGCGAGACGGAAAATCCTCCGTACGGGGTGATTCGAAAAGACGAGAAGGGAGAGCCGAACGGCATTTTATTTGAAAAAGCGATGGGACCGGTTGTGCGCCATGCCTTCGATTTTTCCCATTCCCGGAAGAAGGAGATGTTTTCTCGATTCCTTGCCCATGCAAAAAGCTTGGGCGTAACGTCTGTCCACGATTTGCACGGGCTGAAAACGATCGATGCCTACGATGTGTTTGAAGAATGCGAGGCGAGTGGGAAACTCACCGCGCGCCTTCATTTGTGGCCCGCTCTGGACGGCGATCTGGAACGTGCCAAGCAGTTACGGGCGAGATACCGGTCGGATCGGCTCCGCGTGTCAGGGCTGAAGCAATTCATCGATGGAGTCATCACAGCCCGGACGGCTTATATGCTCGAGCCTTATGCAGATGACCCGGATACGCGGGGGGAGACGTCTTTTCCCCCCGAGACGATCAAAAAATGGGTCGTGGATGCAGATAAAGAGGGATTCAGCATTCGGTTCCACGCGATTGGAGATGGGGCGATTCGCCTCGCCCTCGATGCCTTTGAAGAAGCGCAAAGGTCGAACGGTAAGCGGGAGCTGCGCCATTCCATTGAGCATGTGGAAGTGATTCATCCGGATGACATTCCGCGCTTCAGTGAGCTGGGTGTCACGGCTTCCATGCAGCCGGATCACCTGGCGATGTCGGAGAGAGGGGGATATACGGACCGGATTGGTGCTGCGCGGGAAAAGTACGTTTTTCCCATTCGGACGTTGCAACAAGCCGGAGCGAAGCTGGCATTCGGCACCGACTTCCCGATCGATGTCTTACATCCGCTCCTCCAAATCTATCGAGCGGTCACCCGAATCGACAGCAGCGGAAAGACGGCCTGGCATCCGCATGAACGAATCTCGCTGGCTGATGCCTTGAAGGCATACACGTCCGGCCCCGCCTACGGCGCTTTCCGCGAGCATGAGCTCGGGACATTGGAGGCTGGCAAGCTGGCCGACCTCGTCGTCCTGGACCGAAATCTCTTTGATGGATCGGCAGACGAAATCCTCGAGGCAAAGGTCCAGTTGACGATGGTAGATGG
- a CDS encoding helix-turn-helix domain-containing protein: MQNKLTIGEMAKLRGVTVDTLRHYDKIGLLKPYYTDPDSGYRYYSISQYEVLGTIKELRRIGFSLEEIKDFLTNRTVKKSVQFLQQSMDRIQEKIRELQAIHSIMMNRLTHIERFLESYKDSDIVVKHFEEREYIQLARPVKWADTEEAYFGFLELENRIGGIIPVLASNKFGDFIPREYFDQVRQATDFSDSFGEWESQLFLLVQDEASDQPTQKIEKGAFLCSYHGGLVREKMLTQLKKLLDYCDAHGYVITGDAVRIMQVDISLTDQYEEAYYEIQIPIVEKGD; this comes from the coding sequence ATGCAAAACAAGCTGACGATCGGAGAAATGGCAAAGCTGCGGGGCGTGACGGTGGACACGCTGCGCCATTACGACAAGATTGGATTACTCAAGCCGTATTACACAGATCCGGATTCCGGCTACCGTTACTACTCGATTTCCCAGTATGAAGTTCTCGGAACCATCAAGGAGCTGCGGAGAATCGGGTTTTCCCTGGAGGAAATCAAAGACTTCCTGACGAATCGCACCGTCAAAAAATCGGTTCAATTCCTCCAGCAATCGATGGACAGGATCCAGGAAAAAATCAGGGAGCTGCAAGCCATCCACAGCATCATGATGAACCGGCTTACCCACATCGAAAGGTTTCTCGAAAGCTACAAGGATTCGGACATCGTCGTGAAGCATTTCGAAGAACGGGAATACATCCAGCTAGCCAGGCCGGTAAAATGGGCGGATACCGAAGAAGCGTATTTTGGGTTCCTGGAGCTGGAAAACCGGATCGGCGGAATCATCCCGGTACTGGCAAGCAATAAGTTTGGAGACTTCATCCCACGGGAGTACTTTGATCAAGTCCGCCAGGCAACCGATTTTAGCGACAGCTTTGGCGAATGGGAGTCGCAGCTTTTCCTGCTGGTGCAGGACGAGGCATCGGACCAGCCCACGCAAAAGATCGAAAAGGGAGCTTTCCTATGCTCCTATCACGGAGGGCTGGTCCGGGAAAAAATGCTGACGCAGCTGAAGAAGCTCCTCGATTATTGCGATGCCCATGGCTATGTGATTACCGGGGACGCCGTTCGCATCATGCAAGTGGACATTTCCTTGACGGATCAGTATGAGGAGGCCTATTACGAGATCCAGATTCCCATTGTAGAGAAAGGTGACTGA
- a CDS encoding 4Fe-4S binding protein yields the protein MSKIFKQKNNYTQPKVFRDGCVPREIVYLPGNPAEIVLSTGERKIASCLHCPDAPCLSFKDHELQNSAFPEFPQDQSAAVCATNAIAWDNENGIPVVDNNRCISCGICVDRCPVGAIYMIEEGIEINNNHIGDYLINLDEDDGDTSKIFGEKMYLLSEVKRSGKLKIETDEVITNIYNQLALIDLDAQFPNIFSRNLLMTLGTTCSIRRRGDVNVRMDAVLGPPGTNYGVMEVEFDSNALLDSPRNILDDLAVLSSRYGINYSDITPVIVSIAFPNTRSEYWRVINDINNVLQIKINSITIGALILLIWNLKKVNFNTDSFYADSECMEIRSSIANIIGDNPNISIGGILEVAK from the coding sequence ATGTCCAAGATATTTAAACAGAAAAATAATTATACACAGCCTAAAGTTTTTCGAGACGGCTGTGTCCCGAGGGAAATTGTTTACCTACCTGGAAATCCAGCTGAAATAGTACTTAGTACTGGTGAAAGAAAAATTGCATCCTGTTTGCATTGCCCTGATGCTCCGTGTCTAAGTTTTAAGGACCATGAATTGCAAAATAGTGCATTTCCTGAATTTCCACAAGATCAATCTGCTGCGGTTTGTGCAACGAATGCGATTGCTTGGGATAATGAAAATGGAATACCAGTGGTGGATAATAATAGGTGTATAAGTTGTGGGATATGTGTCGATCGTTGCCCAGTAGGGGCTATTTATATGATTGAAGAAGGAATAGAGATTAACAATAATCATATTGGAGACTATCTGATTAATTTGGATGAAGATGATGGGGATACCAGTAAAATTTTCGGCGAAAAAATGTATCTTTTAAGTGAGGTTAAAAGATCGGGGAAATTGAAAATAGAAACAGATGAAGTAATTACGAACATATATAACCAGCTTGCATTAATAGACTTAGATGCACAATTTCCTAACATTTTTTCAAGAAACTTGTTAATGACTTTGGGTACTACTTGTTCTATACGGAGACGTGGAGATGTAAATGTAAGAATGGATGCAGTTCTAGGGCCTCCAGGGACAAACTATGGAGTAATGGAAGTGGAGTTTGATTCAAATGCATTGTTAGACTCTCCACGAAATATATTAGATGACTTAGCTGTACTATCATCTAGATATGGTATCAACTATAGTGACATTACGCCAGTGATCGTCAGTATTGCATTTCCTAATACTCGTTCTGAGTATTGGAGAGTAATTAATGATATTAATAATGTGCTTCAAATAAAAATAAATTCTATCACTATAGGTGCTCTAATACTGTTAATTTGGAATCTAAAGAAAGTTAATTTTAATACGGACTCATTCTATGCAGATTCAGAATGTATGGAAATTAGAAGTTCTATAGCAAATATAATAGGGGATAACCCCAATATTTCTATTGGCGGAATACTTGAGGTGGCAAAATAA
- a CDS encoding JAB domain-containing protein, translated as MELFLRFLDQPDREQFFLLCINTKNQPTAIHTVSIGSLDASIVHPREVFKAAILANASSIIIGHNHLSGDPTPSREDVNFTHSLKNAGELIGILVLDHVIVGTEGAFGSMEEKGDMYR; from the coding sequence GTGGAGCTGTTTCTGCGATTTTTGGACCAACCGGATCGTGAACAGTTCTTTTTGCTTTGCATTAATACCAAAAATCAGCCAACAGCCATTCACACGGTATCCATTGGCTCACTTGACGCATCGATCGTGCATCCAAGGGAGGTATTCAAAGCGGCCATTTTGGCTAACGCTTCTTCTATCATTATAGGTCACAATCATCTATCCGGCGATCCAACCCCAAGTCGAGAGGATGTCAATTTCACCCATTCGCTCAAGAACGCTGGTGAACTGATTGGCATTTTGGTTTTGGATCACGTCATCGTCGGTACCGAAGGAGCGTTTGGGAGCATGGAAGAAAAAGGAGACATGTATAGATAA
- a CDS encoding response regulator transcription factor, with amino-acid sequence MGHKVLIVEDEIKIASLVESFLQTEGYDCLTATDGNAALQLFAKHKPDIVLLDWMLPQMNGLDICRQLRQIGSPGIIMVTAKSEEADKIVGLEMGADDYLTKPFSLRELSARIRSLLRRMNRSEHDGSGNVLRRGDLTIHEDSLQVFKGTEELHLTPTEFRILHLLASRPGRVYSRMQLLQHAFEEEFVVDERTVDSHISKLRKKIESENRTFDYIQTVYGFGYRFGAEHEN; translated from the coding sequence ATGGGCCATAAAGTTCTCATCGTGGAGGATGAAATCAAAATCGCCTCGCTCGTCGAATCGTTTCTTCAAACCGAAGGATACGATTGCCTGACAGCGACGGATGGCAATGCGGCCTTGCAGCTCTTTGCCAAGCATAAACCGGATATCGTGCTCCTGGACTGGATGCTTCCGCAAATGAACGGACTGGACATATGCCGGCAGCTCAGACAGATCGGGTCTCCCGGCATCATTATGGTCACGGCCAAATCCGAAGAAGCAGACAAAATCGTCGGCCTCGAGATGGGCGCGGACGATTACCTGACAAAGCCTTTCAGCTTGAGAGAGCTCTCTGCACGCATCCGTTCCCTCTTGAGACGAATGAACCGAAGCGAACACGACGGTTCCGGCAACGTGCTCCGACGAGGCGATTTGACGATTCACGAGGACAGTCTGCAGGTGTTTAAAGGCACAGAGGAGCTGCATCTCACTCCAACCGAATTCAGGATCCTGCACCTTTTGGCGTCGAGGCCCGGACGGGTATACAGCCGAATGCAGCTGCTGCAGCACGCTTTCGAGGAGGAATTTGTCGTCGACGAACGGACGGTGGATTCCCATATCAGCAAGCTCCGCAAGAAAATAGAGAGCGAGAACCGGACCTTTGACTACATTCAAACGGTTTACGGCTTCGGCTACCGATTCGGAGCGGAACATGAAAATTAG
- a CDS encoding site-specific DNA-methyltransferase, producing MTWEFNKIYNLDSDKALTQLLDSGIKFDLILTDPPYNLNKDFGNDSDKLEFNEFISINRKRLSVCSDLLHKDGSIIWFGIHHYIGFIQTIMYELGLHYRRMNIWYYENGFSRTKKSPLTQYEPFLWFSKSNKKWTYNVDDVRVPYKSTDRLKNPIYYKGSNGETKVWTPNPLGAMRGDVWQFPTLAGKLFQKEKTEHPTQKPQTLITEIIKAYCPKNADGFYEGTILDPFLGSGTLAVCCEILNKEGHNIKWIGIEIEKKWVEVSYKRLSDITLIN from the coding sequence ATGACTTGGGAATTTAATAAAATATACAACCTTGATTCAGATAAGGCATTAACCCAACTTCTCGACTCTGGAATCAAATTTGACCTAATTTTGACAGATCCTCCTTACAACTTAAATAAGGATTTTGGAAATGATAGTGATAAACTAGAATTTAATGAATTTATTAGCATTAACAGAAAACGACTCTCTGTATGTTCCGATCTATTGCATAAGGACGGAAGTATCATTTGGTTTGGAATCCATCATTATATTGGTTTTATCCAGACCATAATGTACGAGTTGGGATTACATTACAGAAGAATGAACATATGGTATTACGAAAATGGATTTTCAAGAACAAAAAAAAGCCCGTTAACCCAATATGAGCCATTTCTATGGTTCTCTAAATCTAATAAAAAGTGGACCTATAATGTAGACGATGTTAGGGTTCCCTACAAGAGTACTGATAGATTAAAAAACCCAATCTATTATAAAGGTTCAAACGGTGAGACCAAAGTCTGGACCCCCAATCCATTAGGGGCAATGAGAGGCGATGTTTGGCAATTCCCAACTTTAGCAGGGAAATTATTTCAAAAAGAAAAGACGGAACATCCTACTCAAAAACCCCAAACTCTAATAACTGAAATTATTAAAGCATATTGCCCCAAAAATGCTGATGGTTTTTACGAGGGGACCATACTAGATCCATTCTTAGGATCTGGAACTTTAGCTGTATGCTGTGAAATATTAAACAAAGAGGGGCATAATATTAAGTGGATTGGAATAGAAATAGAAAAGAAGTGGGTAGAAGTTAGCTATAAACGGTTAAGTGACATTACTTTGATCAACTAA
- a CDS encoding DNA methyltransferase, whose translation MKTVDSKQSVTTTGAAKYLGVSNATIYRMVENNLLNPLKTPGGQRRFDIKELEEYKIKSKEIKAPQNPSIKENLVKEGQTSYQQLNLLDLPNVEDSNSVDSSDELVTESDGVIDPRNKLNDLSGKDWLPETKSFWFQKGLGSKHPHAQIERQHPAPFSFQDVGRLIKFFTKEGQHVLDPFSGVGSTLKAAALLNRIGTGIELSEHWNTLAKERLDYEVSTGEALKHTFITGDCRKELKKMVDDSFDFIVTSPPYWSILNKKADHKVQRDRVNNNLATNYSDSVDDLGNISDYSEFLDILVDQVFVQCGRVLKTSKYMCIIVSDFRNKSEFVSFHSDIIQRLNLKSICNRSRLTLQGVKVLLQNHKSLLPYGYPFAYVENIHHQYILIFKKVEIKKKSKKDMN comes from the coding sequence ATGAAAACTGTTGACTCTAAACAATCAGTTACAACTACAGGGGCAGCAAAATATTTAGGAGTAAGTAATGCAACTATTTATAGAATGGTCGAAAATAACTTGTTAAATCCCTTAAAAACCCCTGGTGGTCAAAGACGCTTTGACATTAAAGAACTTGAAGAGTATAAAATAAAAAGCAAAGAAATCAAAGCTCCACAAAACCCTTCAATTAAAGAAAATTTGGTCAAAGAAGGACAAACTTCTTATCAGCAGTTGAATCTTTTAGATTTACCGAACGTAGAGGACTCTAATTCTGTCGATAGCTCCGATGAATTAGTAACAGAATCTGATGGAGTAATTGATCCCAGAAATAAGTTGAATGATTTATCAGGTAAAGATTGGCTCCCAGAAACTAAAAGCTTTTGGTTTCAAAAAGGTCTAGGGTCAAAACATCCACATGCACAAATTGAAAGACAACATCCAGCACCATTTTCATTTCAAGATGTTGGAAGATTAATTAAATTTTTCACTAAAGAAGGACAACATGTATTAGACCCGTTTTCAGGAGTTGGATCTACTTTAAAAGCTGCCGCATTGCTAAATAGAATTGGGACGGGCATTGAACTTTCCGAACACTGGAATACGTTAGCAAAAGAACGTTTAGATTATGAAGTAAGTACAGGTGAGGCTTTGAAACACACCTTTATTACAGGAGATTGTAGAAAAGAATTGAAGAAAATGGTTGACGATTCTTTTGACTTTATCGTAACCAGCCCTCCGTATTGGTCAATTCTTAATAAAAAGGCTGATCATAAGGTTCAACGAGATAGAGTAAATAATAATTTAGCTACAAATTACTCAGATAGTGTTGATGATTTAGGAAACATAAGCGATTATAGCGAATTTCTTGATATATTAGTAGACCAGGTGTTTGTTCAATGTGGAAGAGTCTTAAAAACTAGCAAATATATGTGCATTATCGTATCTGATTTCCGTAATAAGTCAGAGTTTGTAAGTTTTCATAGTGATATTATCCAACGCTTAAACTTAAAATCAATATGTAACAGATCACGACTAACACTCCAAGGCGTTAAGGTTCTATTACAAAACCATAAAAGTTTATTACCTTATGGTTACCCATTTGCTTACGTCGAGAATATACATCATCAGTACATATTGATATTCAAAAAAGTAGAAATAAAAAAGAAGTCAAAAAAGGATATGAATTAA
- a CDS encoding HAMP domain-containing sensor histidine kinase produces MKIRTRLILTMSVMIVLLLLFQLGVTHIQFYISRDFAYLEEKDTFESLRKEFEQFYREHGDSWENVGGARLAYSGSFAEIVLSVDGKVLYQQGKLSADELRSDGYKLALASGDKRIGRLYVMNDSQYKTYEFKTMWYGILPNIGIASLLFTFIAALLAIFFLSWRLTSPIRKIIAGIEAIKKGDTPAIFPEQRKDEFGAISKALREMNDSLAAAERARKQLLSDVAHELKTPLMIIQGELELAHETGAPLSAAKHASLLDEVLRLSRLVHDVLDLSRLEAGMTELHPRTENLVALLEDVTAKTRFLAEDKNIQVSIHAEEEMIPVSVEKSRILQALYNLLSNAISFTNPGGKVHLHAETVRLPDREHPYARIRVEDNGVGIPEADLPHIYNRFYRADHSRARPSGGTGLGLVIAQQNIAAHQGWIEVESAVGMGTVFNVYLPL; encoded by the coding sequence ATGAAAATTAGAACCAGGCTGATCCTGACGATGAGCGTGATGATCGTGCTGCTCCTGCTGTTTCAGCTCGGCGTCACGCATATCCAGTTCTATATTTCTCGCGATTTTGCTTATCTGGAGGAGAAAGACACGTTTGAATCCTTGCGGAAGGAGTTCGAACAATTCTATCGGGAGCACGGCGATTCTTGGGAAAATGTCGGCGGAGCAAGGCTTGCCTATTCCGGCTCCTTCGCCGAGATCGTTTTGTCTGTGGATGGAAAAGTCTTGTATCAGCAAGGCAAGCTGAGCGCGGACGAGCTTCGCAGCGACGGCTACAAACTCGCGCTTGCCTCCGGCGACAAAAGGATCGGCAGACTGTACGTGATGAACGACAGTCAGTACAAGACCTACGAGTTTAAAACAATGTGGTACGGCATCTTGCCCAATATCGGCATCGCATCCCTGCTGTTCACTTTTATCGCGGCTCTGCTGGCCATCTTTTTCTTGTCGTGGAGACTGACAAGCCCGATACGAAAAATCATCGCCGGAATCGAAGCCATCAAAAAAGGCGACACTCCAGCAATCTTTCCCGAGCAAAGGAAAGATGAATTCGGAGCGATTTCCAAAGCCCTTCGGGAGATGAACGATTCGCTGGCAGCCGCGGAGCGAGCCCGGAAACAGCTGCTATCCGATGTCGCCCACGAGTTGAAAACCCCGCTGATGATCATTCAAGGGGAATTGGAGCTGGCTCATGAGACGGGCGCCCCCCTTTCCGCGGCCAAGCATGCTTCCCTTCTCGATGAAGTATTGCGGCTGTCGCGGTTGGTACACGATGTGCTGGATTTGTCCAGGCTTGAGGCCGGCATGACCGAGCTCCACCCGCGAACGGAAAACCTGGTTGCGCTATTGGAGGATGTAACGGCGAAGACCCGGTTTCTGGCAGAGGATAAGAACATACAGGTTTCCATTCACGCCGAGGAAGAGATGATTCCTGTTTCGGTCGAGAAATCCCGTATTCTTCAAGCATTGTACAACCTCTTGTCAAACGCCATCTCCTTTACGAATCCCGGCGGAAAAGTCCACCTTCATGCGGAAACCGTACGCCTGCCGGACCGGGAACATCCATACGCCCGCATCCGGGTGGAAGACAACGGGGTCGGCATACCCGAGGCGGATTTGCCCCATATCTACAACCGATTTTACAGAGCCGATCATTCCAGGGCTCGCCCAAGCGGCGGAACGGGTCTCGGGCTCGTGATCGCGCAGCAAAACATTGCGGCTCATCAGGGGTGGATTGAGGTGGAAAGCGCAGTGGGGATGGGGACAGTGTTCAACGTCTATTTGCCGTTGTGA
- the istB gene encoding IS21-like element helper ATPase IstB, producing MREELAKVCKTLHLAHVMETYEQVPFEDRESFLLGVLRMEIQRREETKLKRLIKKAAFPQLKTLEDYAFEAVTLPETCTKEGLIDLRFLERKENVLMLGKVGTGKTHLATALGVEACRRGYAVRFFRVPDLVALLQEKHANGALMRFQKELADCELLILDEVGFVPFHQTGAELLFHVISACYERNSVIVTSNLEFGQWNTVFGDTRLTAALVDRLVHHAHILAFTGESYRLRHALSSMKSS from the coding sequence ATGAGAGAAGAGCTGGCAAAGGTGTGCAAAACTTTGCATTTGGCGCATGTGATGGAAACCTATGAACAGGTGCCGTTTGAAGATCGGGAGAGCTTCTTGCTGGGAGTCTTGCGGATGGAGATTCAACGGCGGGAGGAGACAAAGCTGAAGCGACTGATAAAGAAAGCCGCGTTTCCCCAACTGAAGACACTGGAAGATTACGCTTTTGAGGCAGTCACCTTACCGGAAACATGTACAAAGGAGGGATTGATCGACCTACGTTTTTTGGAGCGCAAGGAAAATGTGCTGATGCTGGGAAAAGTGGGCACGGGGAAGACCCATCTGGCAACAGCGCTTGGCGTAGAGGCGTGCCGAAGGGGATATGCCGTTCGATTCTTCCGTGTTCCCGATCTGGTTGCGCTCTTGCAGGAAAAACACGCGAATGGGGCACTGATGCGGTTTCAAAAAGAACTGGCAGACTGTGAGTTGTTGATTTTGGACGAGGTTGGGTTTGTTCCCTTTCACCAAACGGGGGCTGAGCTGTTGTTTCATGTTATCTCGGCCTGCTATGAGAGAAACAGTGTGATTGTGACGTCGAATTTGGAGTTTGGGCAGTGGAATACGGTGTTTGGAGATACGCGATTGACGGCAGCCCTTGTGGATCGCCTCGTCCACCACGCCCATATTCTGGCGTTTACCGGAGAAAGCTACCGACTGCGCCATGCTCTATCCAGCATGAAGTCTTCCTAA